A window of the Schlesneria paludicola DSM 18645 genome harbors these coding sequences:
- a CDS encoding MotA/TolQ/ExbB proton channel family protein: MSTPTRQRGKSIELLINSIFGSPWLWGTGVTFIFYACLPYIPAEDTQRYFTAHWIEYATTGLFFIGVCTLIGKLSRIPTERGALQTDLLEGLSSNQTDDAVTVAHAIETHFKLVAKRYEDTLLVKRVREACEYVGNRRSSDGLEGHLTYLAEVNSGRQHDGYALIRTITWAVPILGFLGTVIGITMAIANITPDKLESSLPEVTAGLAVAFDTTALSLALSMLLVFGTFIIERIEQRTLDDIEDFGMKRLLSQFPNSQQAAPASPLVVAEQQAAEQLLQRSESLINWQMDMWQTSLESLRERWTGTLSKQQEYLDQALQTGLTNALIDHSRQLAEVRSEFISAFQSTSTSIGDQLAETRSVLADQQQQGIEQIALTWQQFRAEITQTRDEHARQLALLTQAITAEVGGWQNQLESSTRTMNGQFEELRSQGEVFLKLSENESQLIRLENRLAENLESVRLVDSLEQTMLNLNAAVNLLTTRVKPKAA; encoded by the coding sequence ATGTCGACCCCCACTCGTCAGCGCGGCAAATCGATCGAACTGCTGATCAATTCGATTTTCGGCTCTCCCTGGCTCTGGGGCACCGGTGTCACATTCATCTTCTATGCGTGCTTGCCGTACATCCCGGCAGAGGATACCCAGCGGTACTTTACGGCTCACTGGATCGAATATGCGACCACCGGCCTGTTCTTCATTGGTGTTTGCACCCTGATTGGAAAACTGAGTCGGATCCCGACCGAGCGTGGTGCGTTGCAAACGGATTTGCTGGAAGGACTTTCGTCGAATCAAACCGACGACGCAGTTACCGTTGCGCACGCGATCGAGACGCACTTCAAACTTGTCGCCAAGCGATATGAAGACACGCTGCTCGTCAAACGAGTTCGCGAGGCCTGCGAATACGTCGGAAACCGCCGCTCGTCAGATGGTCTGGAAGGACATCTGACGTATCTGGCCGAAGTGAATAGCGGGCGTCAACATGACGGCTATGCCTTGATTCGCACGATCACCTGGGCCGTCCCGATTCTGGGCTTTCTGGGTACCGTGATCGGGATCACGATGGCCATCGCGAACATCACACCCGACAAGCTCGAATCCTCGTTGCCAGAAGTCACAGCAGGATTGGCAGTTGCGTTCGATACGACGGCGCTGTCGCTGGCCTTGTCGATGCTGCTCGTCTTCGGCACTTTCATCATCGAGCGAATCGAACAGCGAACGCTGGATGACATCGAAGATTTCGGCATGAAGCGGCTGCTGAGCCAGTTCCCGAATTCGCAACAGGCCGCCCCCGCTTCGCCACTTGTCGTGGCAGAGCAACAAGCCGCCGAACAGCTATTGCAACGTTCTGAAAGCCTGATCAACTGGCAAATGGACATGTGGCAGACATCCCTGGAAAGTCTTCGGGAGCGCTGGACGGGAACGTTGTCCAAACAGCAAGAATACCTCGACCAGGCACTGCAGACGGGGCTGACGAATGCGTTGATCGATCATTCGCGACAGCTCGCTGAAGTCCGTTCCGAGTTCATTTCGGCATTTCAGTCGACCTCGACCTCCATCGGAGACCAGCTTGCCGAAACGCGTTCAGTACTGGCCGACCAACAGCAACAGGGCATTGAACAGATCGCACTCACATGGCAGCAGTTCCGTGCGGAGATTACTCAGACACGTGACGAACATGCTCGTCAACTTGCGTTGTTGACACAGGCGATCACGGCGGAAGTTGGCGGCTGGCAGAATCAGCTTGAATCGTCGACACGGACGATGAATGGACAATTTGAAGAACTTCGCAGCCAAGGCGAGGTCTTCTTGAAGTTGTCTGAGAACGAATCCCAACTCATTCGACTCGAAAATCGACTCGCAGAGAACCTGGAGTCTGTTCGCCTGGTCGATTCGCTTGAGCAAACGATGCTCAACCTGAACGCCGCGGTGAATTTGTTGACCACACGAGTGAAACCCAAAGCCGCCTGA
- a CDS encoding OprO/OprP family phosphate-selective porin: MTRHELGRRSAAVKSTVGTSIRRPQPAIARTSAKCAIRATAPTYLDGLRTSLQLTIVLTSLVFLPSVDGTSLASGQESRLRLRQLFHDDEFVEKDDSLATDFANRLNPKQNEEQDEEPVDEADSMYDESPVLDDVRLANHLNANEKPVSSLVSELTKRLTDVEKQLKKRDESDQQKANQFPTHKITGFLQLDTAFYSQSPKNIATVGDAQDGTGFRRARFAVNGKVAEFTSYQLEVDFATAGRPSFFDNYVEQGNIPILGDVRVGQFLQPFSVDAMSGFRNLAFLERSLPFLAFVPFRRVGIMASNATEDDLTHWAYSVFRTGGYNNAPLGDSRFGTDFGDIGGYSFSTRVTHLLYWDEFADDRYLWHVGFSYDYSQLGANDAAGSGLSGNAGSPKPFYQARTTPEFGPLGYPELTSSFGSAVNGTPLFVDTGRYQANNFNLFGLETVYQYGPFSLQAEYMGTVVQSVVGPVFYHGGYGEFMYRLTGEHRGYDKKLASLKNPVPFADFIPLKADGIRGWGAWGVAARWSFVDLTNPSKLDGHYYDSATNTFTGTSKAGNGVLNDLTLGLTWYLNMHTKVQFNWIHAMLDNSAKGSSTADLFVSRVQVDF, from the coding sequence GTGACGCGCCACGAACTGGGTCGGCGGTCCGCCGCCGTCAAATCGACTGTCGGTACGTCAATCAGACGCCCGCAGCCTGCTATTGCCCGTACATCCGCCAAGTGTGCGATTCGTGCCACTGCGCCGACGTATCTCGACGGACTAAGGACGAGTCTGCAACTGACGATCGTGCTGACAAGCCTTGTATTCCTGCCAAGTGTCGATGGGACGAGCCTTGCCTCTGGCCAAGAGAGCCGGCTACGCCTTCGACAACTTTTTCACGACGACGAATTCGTCGAGAAAGACGATTCGCTCGCCACAGACTTTGCAAATCGCCTGAATCCAAAGCAGAACGAAGAGCAAGACGAAGAACCGGTGGATGAAGCCGATTCGATGTACGACGAGTCGCCCGTGCTGGATGATGTCCGGCTTGCGAACCACCTGAACGCCAACGAGAAGCCCGTTTCAAGTCTGGTGTCCGAGTTGACGAAGCGATTGACGGATGTCGAAAAGCAGCTGAAGAAACGCGATGAATCTGACCAGCAGAAGGCGAATCAGTTTCCAACGCACAAGATTACCGGCTTCCTGCAGCTTGATACCGCATTCTATTCACAGAGCCCGAAGAATATTGCGACCGTCGGTGATGCCCAGGATGGAACAGGCTTCCGTCGAGCACGGTTCGCCGTCAATGGGAAAGTTGCGGAGTTCACCAGCTATCAACTGGAAGTCGACTTCGCGACCGCTGGCCGCCCTAGTTTCTTCGATAACTACGTTGAACAAGGAAATATTCCCATTCTGGGCGACGTTCGCGTTGGACAGTTCCTGCAACCGTTCAGCGTGGATGCGATGAGCGGTTTCCGCAATCTGGCATTCCTCGAGCGATCGTTGCCATTCCTGGCGTTCGTCCCATTCCGGCGCGTGGGGATCATGGCCTCGAATGCGACCGAAGACGACCTGACGCACTGGGCCTACAGCGTGTTTCGAACGGGCGGATATAATAACGCGCCGCTTGGCGACTCGCGGTTTGGAACCGATTTTGGCGACATCGGTGGTTATTCATTTTCCACGCGCGTGACACACCTCTTGTATTGGGACGAGTTCGCCGACGACCGCTACCTCTGGCATGTGGGCTTTTCGTATGACTACAGTCAACTGGGTGCCAACGATGCCGCGGGCAGCGGCTTATCGGGTAATGCCGGCAGCCCCAAACCATTTTATCAGGCGAGAACGACACCCGAGTTTGGACCACTGGGTTACCCCGAGCTCACGTCCAGCTTCGGCAGCGCCGTCAATGGGACTCCCCTGTTCGTCGACACAGGACGTTACCAGGCGAACAACTTCAACCTGTTCGGATTGGAAACCGTCTACCAGTACGGCCCATTCAGTCTGCAAGCCGAGTACATGGGGACTGTCGTCCAAAGCGTCGTCGGCCCGGTCTTTTACCATGGCGGTTATGGGGAATTCATGTACCGCCTGACCGGCGAGCATCGTGGCTACGACAAAAAACTCGCATCACTCAAAAATCCTGTCCCGTTCGCAGACTTCATCCCACTGAAAGCGGATGGAATTCGCGGTTGGGGGGCCTGGGGCGTTGCCGCCCGCTGGTCGTTCGTGGATTTGACCAATCCGTCGAAGCTTGATGGGCACTACTACGACAGCGCCACGAATACCTTCACAGGGACCAGTAAAGCAGGTAACGGTGTCCTGAACGACCTGACACTCGGCCTGACCTGGTATCTGAATATGCACACAAAAGTGCAGTTCAACTGGATCCACGCCATGCTGGACAATTCCGCCAAGGGGTCCAGCACGGCGGATCTGTTTGTCAGTCGCGTTCAGGTCGACTTCTGA
- a CDS encoding protein kinase domain-containing protein, whose protein sequence is MSKNWAKLICDGLRSRPRVNLPARLKLPVIPQAVIAFTEAAENPDAGPQELAAALESDASLTSELLRQINSVALGLKQRVGSVAQAIALMGPRRTKTLVLTAALQAATKDTTSRLINTIQFQRENYVRALFARETARAIGADLEIAYISGLLQDFLLPLLTEAFYSDYVQILGQGLELIECERDRFGWDHASVAASLMREWGLPDDLVASILFHHDPDRLLICSDLSTTSVGAVVAASCLPDSLSQSPSGFETLLVLQDAIPDFRALEVAVAVDDELSRQGQDYNLFERLNQLAMETLEQRRFDRVHRHRKLGNYTLEDQIGDGGMGVVYRAKHNMLKRPAAVKVLQSTKISPDSLARFESEVQLTCGLTSPNTVAVYDYGVTSEGLFFYVMEYLDGMTLAQLVQKQGPLPSGRVIHFLVQACLSLTEAHASGLIHRDLKPENLMICRRGGVPDTLKVLDFGLARVVSKQLEKNRTTGTLAGTPRYMPPEAIIPGEILDSRSDLYSLGAVGYYLLTGQPVFPGKDLATLLKCHVSVTPERPSVRLGRPIDRDVEDVVMQCLEKSRDRRPASAQDLLNRLNRCRSSQAWTLYDAVEWWAHMDAKATAQNSSLEPLHAQKTNIGMETPMH, encoded by the coding sequence ATGAGCAAAAACTGGGCGAAACTCATTTGCGATGGATTAAGGTCGCGACCTCGCGTCAACTTGCCGGCGAGACTGAAACTGCCCGTCATTCCGCAAGCGGTCATTGCGTTCACGGAAGCGGCCGAGAACCCGGACGCGGGACCGCAGGAACTCGCGGCGGCTCTCGAGTCGGACGCGTCGCTGACGTCAGAACTGCTGCGGCAAATCAACTCGGTCGCCCTGGGGCTGAAACAGCGTGTGGGCTCGGTCGCGCAAGCGATCGCTTTGATGGGCCCCAGGCGAACCAAAACGCTGGTGCTGACAGCGGCCTTGCAGGCCGCCACGAAAGACACGACATCACGGCTGATCAATACGATTCAATTTCAGCGTGAGAATTATGTCCGTGCGCTGTTCGCGCGTGAGACTGCCCGCGCCATCGGGGCAGATCTCGAGATTGCATACATCTCGGGTTTGCTGCAGGATTTTTTGCTGCCGCTGCTAACAGAGGCGTTCTATTCCGACTATGTGCAGATTCTAGGGCAAGGGCTGGAACTGATCGAATGCGAACGCGATCGATTCGGCTGGGATCATGCCAGCGTTGCGGCAAGCCTGATGCGTGAGTGGGGCCTGCCCGATGATCTCGTTGCGAGCATTCTGTTTCATCACGACCCCGACCGATTGCTGATTTGTTCCGACCTTTCCACGACGTCTGTTGGGGCGGTTGTCGCAGCCAGTTGTCTGCCGGACAGTCTGAGCCAGTCGCCATCGGGGTTTGAAACGCTCCTGGTCCTGCAGGATGCGATTCCTGATTTTCGTGCGCTGGAAGTGGCCGTGGCCGTCGACGATGAATTGTCGCGGCAGGGCCAAGACTACAACCTGTTTGAACGGCTCAACCAGTTGGCCATGGAAACTCTGGAGCAGCGTCGATTCGACCGTGTGCATCGCCATCGCAAATTGGGGAACTACACCCTCGAAGATCAAATCGGCGATGGCGGAATGGGCGTTGTCTATCGCGCCAAGCACAATATGCTGAAGCGTCCCGCGGCAGTCAAAGTCTTACAGTCGACGAAGATCAGCCCCGATTCGCTTGCTCGTTTTGAAAGCGAAGTACAACTGACTTGCGGATTAACGAGCCCCAATACCGTGGCCGTGTATGATTACGGTGTGACGTCCGAAGGGTTGTTTTTCTATGTCATGGAATACCTGGATGGCATGACATTGGCCCAGCTTGTCCAGAAGCAGGGGCCACTTCCATCGGGCCGTGTCATTCACTTTCTTGTGCAAGCCTGCTTGTCACTCACCGAAGCACACGCCTCGGGCCTGATTCATCGTGATCTCAAGCCCGAAAACCTGATGATCTGTCGACGCGGCGGGGTCCCCGACACGCTGAAGGTGCTCGACTTTGGTCTGGCGCGGGTTGTTTCCAAGCAATTGGAGAAAAACCGGACCACGGGGACGCTGGCGGGAACCCCGCGTTATATGCCGCCGGAAGCGATCATCCCCGGAGAAATCCTCGATTCACGTAGTGATCTCTATTCGTTGGGGGCAGTTGGCTATTACCTGCTAACCGGACAGCCCGTCTTTCCGGGAAAGGACTTGGCAACATTGCTCAAGTGCCATGTTTCCGTCACACCCGAACGCCCCTCGGTACGCCTGGGACGACCCATTGATCGTGATGTGGAAGATGTCGTGATGCAGTGTCTCGAGAAATCGCGAGATCGCCGTCCCGCAAGCGCCCAGGACCTGTTGAATCGCTTGAATCGTTGCCGGTCATCGCAAGCGTGGACACTGTACGATGCGGTCGAATGGTGGGCACATATGGATGCGAAAGCCACCGCACAAAATTCGTCGCTCGAGCCGCTTCACGCGCAGAAGACGAATATCGGCATGGAAACTCCGATGCACTGA